One window from the genome of Nicotiana tomentosiformis chromosome 5, ASM39032v3, whole genome shotgun sequence encodes:
- the LOC138892115 gene encoding pre-mRNA-splicing factor CWC15-like, which produces MDLVLHDEDETEEVEDVTPKSKKRKTSKKKSPSKPINTKPSAMGKRTRFVRKSRKVQIVEEEESEEEEETDEEQDKMVKFGKRTILKGRLLRDLEEEGMVMLLEKLEFQRRKDMVL; this is translated from the coding sequence ATGGACCTGGTCCTACATGATGAGGACGAGACAGAGGAGGTGGAGGATGTGACTCCAAaatcaaagaaaagaaagacttccAAAAAGAAGTCTCCTTCAAAGCCTATCAATACAAAGCCTTCTGCCATGGGAAAAAGAACCAGGTTTGTCAGAAAATCAAGGAAAGTGCAAATAGTGGAAGAAGAAGAGAGTGAGGAAGAAGAGGAAACTGATGAAGAACAGGACAAGATGGTGAAGTTTGGCAAGAGAACAATTTTGAAGGGTAGACTCCTTagggacttggaggaggaaggaATGGTGATGCTGTTGGAGAAGCTAGAATTTCAGAGacggaaggacatggtcctttaG
- the LOC104118026 gene encoding ultraviolet-B receptor UVR8 isoform X11 — protein sequence MIEEPLEVAGLPKEILKVSAGYHHSSAITVDGELYMWGKNTNGQLGLGKRREQGMHIFHCEAATILSTPSKVKFLTGVTVKIISLGFEHSIAVTDKGETLSWGGGGSGRLGHGHQSGILGLFKSDSEYTPRLVKELEGFKIKNAAAGMLHSVCISENGSVYVFGERAKKKLGYGEASNNSVPSMVDEIPYSEKAACGGYHTCVITGARSRVPCIFHRVPATSYQHRYQFLFIGGGELYVWGTNENGCLGIGSTDVAHSPERVEGPFLRHSVSEVSCGWKHTAAISGGNVYTWGWGGSHGTFSVEGHSSGGQLGQGSDVDYIEPTIVNFHRHMKALQISCGFNHTGAILEYS from the exons GAACCACTTGAAGTTGCTGGACTACCCAAAGAAATTTTAAAAGTTTCAGCTGGTTATCATCATTCTTCTGCTATTACAG TGGACGGAGAGCTTTATATGTGGGGGAAGAACACAAATGGTCAGCTTGGCCTCGGAAAGA GGAGGGAACAAGGGATGCATATCTTCCATTGCG AAGCTGCTACAATACTTTCTACACCCAGTAAAGTTAAATTCTTGACTGGAGTCACGGTCAAAATCATTTCTTTAGGCTTTGAACACTCAATTGCTGTAACAG ATAAAGGTGAGACCTTGAGTTGGGGTGGGGGAGGATCTGGAAGACTTGGTCATGGACATCAGTCAGGCATTTTGGGACTCTTCAAAAGTGACAG TGAATACACACCACGACTTGTTAAGGAACTTGAGGGATTTAAG ATTAAGAATGCTGCTGCTGGAATGTTGCATTCTGTCTGCATTAGCG AGAATGGATCTGTATATGTTTTTGGTGAAAGAGCAAAAAAGAAATTG GGCTATGGTGAAGCATCCAATAATTCGGTACCATCTATGGTCGATGAAATTCCATATTCTGAAAAGGCTGCATGTGGAGGCTATCATACCTGTGTTATTACAG GAGCCAGATCGCGTGTACCTTGTATATTCCATCGGGTACCTGCTACCTCTTACCAACACAGGTACCAG TTTTTGTTCATAGGTGGTGGAGAACTGTACGTGTGGGGCACTAATGAAAATGGATGTCTTGGTATTGG TTCTACAGATGTTGCTCATTCacctgaaagagttgaaggaccATTTCTGAGGCATTCAGTTTCCGAG GTATCCTGTGGTTGGAAGCATACGGCAGCAATTTCTG GAGGAAATGTTTACACTTGGGGATGGGGAGGCTCCCATGGGACATTTTCTGTAGAAGGACATTCTTCTGGCGGACAATTG GGTCAAGGAAGTGATGTTGATTACATTGAGCCTACAATAGTCAACTTTCACAGACACATGAAAGCATTGCAAATATCATGCGGGTTTAATCATACAGGTGCTATACTTGAATACAGCTAA